A genomic stretch from Aedes albopictus strain Foshan chromosome 2, AalbF5, whole genome shotgun sequence includes:
- the LOC134288964 gene encoding transmembrane inner ear expressed protein encodes MDQEAEAILEHETDLGLRVWHLLFLCLGSVLGVVIMLCCCFRFRIPRTKQDIEADYHRKKLTKKFRERLDCMNNAEIDEMDLMKALERVREECLLEQQKNVTKEIDENEDNQFVNDVFGNV; translated from the exons ATGGACCAAGAGGCGGAAGCTATCCTAGAGCATGAAACCGACCTGGGACTACGAGTGTGGCATCTGTTGTTCCTATGCCTCGGATCGGTGTTGGGTGTCGTCATTATGTTGTGCTGCTGTTTCCGATTCCGGATTCCGCGGACCAAGCAGGACATTGAGGCGGATTACCATCGCAAAAAGCTGACGAAGAAGTTTCGCGAGCGATTGGACTGTATGAACAATGCCGAAATCGATGAGATGGATTTGATGAAAG CCCTGGAACGCGTACGTGAAGAATGTCTTTTGGAGCAGCAGAAAAATGTGACTAAGGAAATTGACGAAAACGAAGATAATCAGTTCGTGAATGATGTATTCGGGAATGTCTAA